Sequence from the Candidatus Cloacimonas sp. genome:
ACATAATTCCTGTTTAGTTAAAGTGCGCTCATAACGATTGATTTCTAAAGTGAATTTATCTTCCAATTGTTTTACAGCGGGCTCTGGAAGCAAGCGAGTTAAAAATAACACCGGTTTCATAAATACCTCACAAAATCGCTTACTTGATGTCGTTCCGGAATCGGAAAATGTTCGGCAGGATAACCAATCGGCGTTATACAAGCAATATAATCCTGATGAGGAATGCCAATTAAATCCTTAATTTCCTCTTTATCCATATCGGTAACCCAGCAAGTCCCCAAATCATAAGCAGTTGCAGATAGCAATAAATGGTAGGCGGCTATACAGGCATCCTGGATTTTTCGGTGGGATATATCTCCTTTAGAAACAACGGCTATGGCATAAGGAGACGCTAAAATTGGCTTTCCGGAAGGACCGCGCAGGGCAACAATTTTTTCCAGAATT
This genomic interval carries:
- a CDS encoding nitroreductase family protein; this encodes AYTKLKSIAKTAPKPNLSFTIYNFWATDPEGRSLEFQCFEHQLKPYITLSEGLKLRRSIRKYKPEPVPDELLNNVFELCRYSPTACNLQGYYYVVIKNRAILEKIVALRGPSGKPILASPYAIAVVSKGDISHRKIQDACIAAYHLLLSATAYDLGTCWVTDMDKEEIKDLIGIPHQDYIACITPIGYPAEHFPIPERHQVSDFVRYL